One part of the Podarcis muralis chromosome 3, rPodMur119.hap1.1, whole genome shotgun sequence genome encodes these proteins:
- the MLIP gene encoding muscular LMNA-interacting protein isoform X8, with amino-acid sequence MELGKHKPEASTRNALWNEKLKQPIQHGEQTEARNVSDISSFNFLYREQVPSESEFLRFTFVPSFGRLPTQFYIADATTFLAEGPVDRNSREITGHKAEAVPGGQAIGSGNEGNSGSASCTNSRHKLFQAKDRKSSRGEMEGDDLFKAEFIFITDSDEDKNTPLGNGYGHGRSKGLDASCLSPSGESRGHQTAPQLPLHTEISYNSVSQQKQSQLTSPLSTSDHPSYKPLVAHLLFPTNLTVEQDPSPAVHQASSLQESHSQWQSANGSSVRQTSTYLQSTASYSLPSPILQRPSFPSHSLSDGAQLPSGLQARNLPQKYELTSSPLSSKDSCPSSPQAHSSADTLQSSSPQAASPLPPKRFAPLSVVPIYITTHLLSPSPKPLSSPLHGSSSTIYSVNNPGSQMSSSGNLLKSGTKSPLPTRLSLLTAILKSGSTPKRPFSPASCPATFSPNSLGSSTLAIDQKFKMTPPTPKKAASEYSIRSASPSQEEFRLSVFSTVPNRMASFSKSSPTLRTRSPSPKKHLDTRALSPDKLCPLSPTISSYRKTVVSPLLQSKSPTFSLPPHAPRKGAHSPAHKARGPEKSKKVHTYSPTFTTKSYPLSPPGVSQRDAVSPTADKGSLSPTVMHSSCRSNGCLPQAIVKDPATNSPGLSPHWQASHTDSTSPTPPGYRIKAPSPHRESSSVHSNFRACPPSSRPRTPTVPQHRSPATVHSPCSLLSGSREVTSPLSFSLPSASENKKPQSHKIKTSYKAFAAIPTNTLLLEQKALDEPAKAEEVAENKSLDTHSEMCSPAQLRQQTEELCAAIDQVLQDPLSMRRCESSPGSLQNILDSDAGKTLMSSQRPAGRETRFANLRSLQSATPEKQKTKPGVIRPTTVKAKIITLKEEEPAQPNPFRKYLEETGGLQTEEPTHPIVPIPENEALSSKEGCHLWGVLSGSWNRHDFGLEVNCRECYLPVCCDADVRSMLK; translated from the exons CAACCCATACAACATGGAGAACAGACTGAGGCAAGAAATGTGAGTGACATCTCCTCCTTTAATTTCCTTTACAGAGAACAG GTTCCTTCAGAATCTGAATTTCTGAGGTTCACCTTTGTTCCTTCGTTTGGAAGGCTTCCAACTCAGTTCTACATCGCTGATGCCACAACATTTCTTGCAGAGGGACCTGTGGATAGAAACTCTCGAGAAATTACTGGGCACAAg GCCGAAGCAGTTCCTGGAGGTCAGGCCATAGGAAGTGGAAACGAGGGAAACAGCGGCTCTGCCAGTTGCACAAACAGTCGCCACAAACTTTTCCAAGCCAAAGATCGCAAGtcaagcagaggggaaatggaAGGGGACGACCTTTTCAAAGCTGAATTTATCTTCATTACGGACTCGGATGAGGACAAAAACACTCCACTAGGCAACGGATATGGACATGGAAGATCTAAGGGTCTGGATGCATCCTGTTTGTCTCCGAGTGGCGAATCCAGAGGACATCAGACAGCCCCACAGTTACCACTGCACACTGAGATCTCTTACAATTCTGTCAGCCAACAGAAACAGTCTCAG TTAACTTCTCCTCTGTCTACCTCTGATCATCCTTCTTATAAGCCACTTGTTGCTCATTTGCTTTTTCCAACTAACCTGACGGTAGAACAGGACCCGTCTCCCGCTGTCCACCAAGCCTCTTCTCTTCAAGAATCCCACAGCCAATGGCAGTCTGCAAATGGGTCCTCTGTACGCCAGACATCTACCTATTTACAGTCTACTGCTTCttacagcctcccttctcccatatTGCAAAGACCTTCTTTCCCAAGTCACAGCCTTTCAGATGGGGCTCAGTTGCCCAGTGGTCTCCAGGCTAGGAATCTTCCCCAGAAATATGAGCTCACCTCATCCCCTTTATCAAGCAAAGACTCGTGCCCTTCTTCCCCACAGGCTCACAGTTCAGCAGACACGCTTCAGAGCTCATCCCCTCAGGCCGCTTCTCCTCTCCCGCCCAAGAGGTTTGCCCCCTTGTCTGTGGTTCCCATCTATATCACGACACACTTATTATCCCCTAGTCCAAAGCCTCTGTCTTCTCCTCTTCATGGTTCCTCCTCCACCATCTATAGTGTCAACAACCCCGGCAGCCAAATGTCTTCCAGTGGGAACCTTCTGAAATCCGGAACTAAGTCGCCACTACCAACCAGACTCTCTCTTCTGACTGCTATTTTGAAGTCAGGATCCACTCCGAAAAGACCCTTTTCTCCTGCATCTTGCCCTGCTACGTTTTCTCCCAATTCCCTGGGCTCTTCAACGCTGGCAATAGACCAAAAGTTTAAAATGACCCCTCCGACCCCTAAGAAAGCTGCCTCAGAGTATTCAATTAGGTCCGCCTCTCCAAGTCAAGAGGAATTTCGTCTTTCGGTGTTTTCTACCGTGCCCAATCGCATGGCCTCATTTTCAAAATCCAGCCCTACTCTTAGAACCAGGTCCCCGTCTCCTAAAAAGCACCTTGACACCAGGGCGCTTTCCCCTGACAAATTGTGCCCTTTGTCGCCCACCATTTCTTCCTATAGAAAAACAGTTGTGTCTCCTCTGTTACAATCGAAATCTCCCACTTTCTCCTTGCCTCCCCACGCCCCTAGGAAAGGGGCCCACTCTCCTGCCCACAAAGCCCGAGGGCCTGAAAAGTCTAAGAAGGTGCATACCTATTCCCCCACTTTTACCACTAAGTCCTATCCACTGTCTCCTCCCGGTGTTAGCCAAAGGGACGCCGTTTCCCCCACTGCAGACAagggctctctctctccaaccGTAATGCATTCTAGCTGCCGGTCAAATGGATGTTTACCGCAAGCCATTGTTAAGGACCCAGCTACCAATTCGCCAGGTCTTTCACCTCATTGGCAAGCTTCTCATACAGATTCGACTTCACCCACTCCTCCAGGCTATCGTATTAAAGCCCCTTCTCCACACAGAGAGTCCTCCTCTGTTCATTCAAACTTCCGAGCTTGCCCTCCATCTTCAAGACCCAGGACCCCAACGGTACCACAGCACAGATCTCCTGCCACGGTGCACTCACCTTGTTCATTGTTGTCAGGATCCAGGGAGGTGACTTCACCactgtctttctctctgccttctgcctctgAGAATAAGAAGCCCCAG TCACACAAGATCAAGACAAGCTACAAGGCTTTTGCAGCAATCCCTACAAACACACTACTTCTCGAACAGAAG GCACTCGATGAACCAGCCAAAGCAGAAGAAGTCGCAGAAAACAAATCTTTGGATACACATTCAGAG ATGTGCTCCCCTGCTCAGCTCAGGCAACAAACTGAAGAGCTGTGTGCTGCTATTGATCAAGTCTTACAGGACCCCCTGTCTATG CGCCGTTGTGAATCTTCTCCAGGCTCCCTGCAGAACATATTGGATTCAGATGCAGGCAAA ACATTGATGTCTTCACAGAGACCAGCTGGACGGGAAACAAGATTT GCTAACCTTCGTTCATTGCAATCTGCAACACCTGAAAAGCAAAAG ACAAAGCCTGGTGTCATTCGTCCAACAACGgtgaaagcaaaaataataacGTTAAAGGAAGAGGAACCTGCCCAACCAAACCCATTCAGAAAGTACCTAGAAGAAACCGGTGGCCTCCAAACTGAAGAG
- the MLIP gene encoding muscular LMNA-interacting protein isoform X7 — protein MELGKHKPEASTRNALWNEKLKQPIQHGEQTEARNVSDISSFNFLYREQVPSESEFLRFTFVPSFGRLPTQFYIADATTFLAEGPVDRNSREITGHKAEAVPGGQAIGSGNEGNSGSASCTNSRHKLFQAKDRKSSRGEMEGDDLFKAEFIFITDSDEDKNTPLGNGYGHGRSKGLDASCLSPSGESRGHQTAPQLPLHTEISYNSVSQQKQSQLTSPLSTSDHPSYKPLVAHLLFPTNLTVEQDPSPAVHQASSLQESHSQWQSANGSSVRQTSTYLQSTASYSLPSPILQRPSFPSHSLSDGAQLPSGLQARNLPQKYELTSSPLSSKDSCPSSPQAHSSADTLQSSSPQAASPLPPKRFAPLSVVPIYITTHLLSPSPKPLSSPLHGSSSTIYSVNNPGSQMSSSGNLLKSGTKSPLPTRLSLLTAILKSGSTPKRPFSPASCPATFSPNSLGSSTLAIDQKFKMTPPTPKKAASEYSIRSASPSQEEFRLSVFSTVPNRMASFSKSSPTLRTRSPSPKKHLDTRALSPDKLCPLSPTISSYRKTVVSPLLQSKSPTFSLPPHAPRKGAHSPAHKARGPEKSKKVHTYSPTFTTKSYPLSPPGVSQRDAVSPTADKGSLSPTVMHSSCRSNGCLPQAIVKDPATNSPGLSPHWQASHTDSTSPTPPGYRIKAPSPHRESSSVHSNFRACPPSSRPRTPTVPQHRSPATVHSPCSLLSGSREVTSPLSFSLPSASENKKPQSHKIKTSYKAFAAIPTNTLLLEQKALDEPAKAEEVAENKSLDTHSEMCSPAQLRQQTEELCAAIDQVLQDPLSMRRCESSPGSLQNILDSDAGKTLMSSQRPAGRETRFANLRSLQSATPEKQKTKPGVIRPTTVKAKIITLKEEEPAQPNPFRKYLEETGGLQTEEPTHPIVPIPENEALSSKELCSARAQNKLDLLPYQENKDLSRGNVPDNGSPHSRAHCLPRGDFENVFAKTT, from the exons CAACCCATACAACATGGAGAACAGACTGAGGCAAGAAATGTGAGTGACATCTCCTCCTTTAATTTCCTTTACAGAGAACAG GTTCCTTCAGAATCTGAATTTCTGAGGTTCACCTTTGTTCCTTCGTTTGGAAGGCTTCCAACTCAGTTCTACATCGCTGATGCCACAACATTTCTTGCAGAGGGACCTGTGGATAGAAACTCTCGAGAAATTACTGGGCACAAg GCCGAAGCAGTTCCTGGAGGTCAGGCCATAGGAAGTGGAAACGAGGGAAACAGCGGCTCTGCCAGTTGCACAAACAGTCGCCACAAACTTTTCCAAGCCAAAGATCGCAAGtcaagcagaggggaaatggaAGGGGACGACCTTTTCAAAGCTGAATTTATCTTCATTACGGACTCGGATGAGGACAAAAACACTCCACTAGGCAACGGATATGGACATGGAAGATCTAAGGGTCTGGATGCATCCTGTTTGTCTCCGAGTGGCGAATCCAGAGGACATCAGACAGCCCCACAGTTACCACTGCACACTGAGATCTCTTACAATTCTGTCAGCCAACAGAAACAGTCTCAG TTAACTTCTCCTCTGTCTACCTCTGATCATCCTTCTTATAAGCCACTTGTTGCTCATTTGCTTTTTCCAACTAACCTGACGGTAGAACAGGACCCGTCTCCCGCTGTCCACCAAGCCTCTTCTCTTCAAGAATCCCACAGCCAATGGCAGTCTGCAAATGGGTCCTCTGTACGCCAGACATCTACCTATTTACAGTCTACTGCTTCttacagcctcccttctcccatatTGCAAAGACCTTCTTTCCCAAGTCACAGCCTTTCAGATGGGGCTCAGTTGCCCAGTGGTCTCCAGGCTAGGAATCTTCCCCAGAAATATGAGCTCACCTCATCCCCTTTATCAAGCAAAGACTCGTGCCCTTCTTCCCCACAGGCTCACAGTTCAGCAGACACGCTTCAGAGCTCATCCCCTCAGGCCGCTTCTCCTCTCCCGCCCAAGAGGTTTGCCCCCTTGTCTGTGGTTCCCATCTATATCACGACACACTTATTATCCCCTAGTCCAAAGCCTCTGTCTTCTCCTCTTCATGGTTCCTCCTCCACCATCTATAGTGTCAACAACCCCGGCAGCCAAATGTCTTCCAGTGGGAACCTTCTGAAATCCGGAACTAAGTCGCCACTACCAACCAGACTCTCTCTTCTGACTGCTATTTTGAAGTCAGGATCCACTCCGAAAAGACCCTTTTCTCCTGCATCTTGCCCTGCTACGTTTTCTCCCAATTCCCTGGGCTCTTCAACGCTGGCAATAGACCAAAAGTTTAAAATGACCCCTCCGACCCCTAAGAAAGCTGCCTCAGAGTATTCAATTAGGTCCGCCTCTCCAAGTCAAGAGGAATTTCGTCTTTCGGTGTTTTCTACCGTGCCCAATCGCATGGCCTCATTTTCAAAATCCAGCCCTACTCTTAGAACCAGGTCCCCGTCTCCTAAAAAGCACCTTGACACCAGGGCGCTTTCCCCTGACAAATTGTGCCCTTTGTCGCCCACCATTTCTTCCTATAGAAAAACAGTTGTGTCTCCTCTGTTACAATCGAAATCTCCCACTTTCTCCTTGCCTCCCCACGCCCCTAGGAAAGGGGCCCACTCTCCTGCCCACAAAGCCCGAGGGCCTGAAAAGTCTAAGAAGGTGCATACCTATTCCCCCACTTTTACCACTAAGTCCTATCCACTGTCTCCTCCCGGTGTTAGCCAAAGGGACGCCGTTTCCCCCACTGCAGACAagggctctctctctccaaccGTAATGCATTCTAGCTGCCGGTCAAATGGATGTTTACCGCAAGCCATTGTTAAGGACCCAGCTACCAATTCGCCAGGTCTTTCACCTCATTGGCAAGCTTCTCATACAGATTCGACTTCACCCACTCCTCCAGGCTATCGTATTAAAGCCCCTTCTCCACACAGAGAGTCCTCCTCTGTTCATTCAAACTTCCGAGCTTGCCCTCCATCTTCAAGACCCAGGACCCCAACGGTACCACAGCACAGATCTCCTGCCACGGTGCACTCACCTTGTTCATTGTTGTCAGGATCCAGGGAGGTGACTTCACCactgtctttctctctgccttctgcctctgAGAATAAGAAGCCCCAG TCACACAAGATCAAGACAAGCTACAAGGCTTTTGCAGCAATCCCTACAAACACACTACTTCTCGAACAGAAG GCACTCGATGAACCAGCCAAAGCAGAAGAAGTCGCAGAAAACAAATCTTTGGATACACATTCAGAG ATGTGCTCCCCTGCTCAGCTCAGGCAACAAACTGAAGAGCTGTGTGCTGCTATTGATCAAGTCTTACAGGACCCCCTGTCTATG CGCCGTTGTGAATCTTCTCCAGGCTCCCTGCAGAACATATTGGATTCAGATGCAGGCAAA ACATTGATGTCTTCACAGAGACCAGCTGGACGGGAAACAAGATTT GCTAACCTTCGTTCATTGCAATCTGCAACACCTGAAAAGCAAAAG ACAAAGCCTGGTGTCATTCGTCCAACAACGgtgaaagcaaaaataataacGTTAAAGGAAGAGGAACCTGCCCAACCAAACCCATTCAGAAAGTACCTAGAAGAAACCGGTGGCCTCCAAACTGAAGAG